The Bacillus sp. F19 DNA segment TCGCGTTAGAAAAACAGGTAATTATCGGGGTCGATCGGGCCTGGTCAAACGAAGAAATCAATCTGGCGGCCCTAATGGGCCTAGTCACAGGGTTGCTGCTGTAGTCCGTCAGATGTTTTACATAAAATGTATATCTATCTCTAGATCTTTGTTATCTGCTTCCTAAATGTAGTACCAAAAACGATGTTCGATAGTAAAAATGTTACCTTGTTTTAGGGAATGAGTTTTGGTACTGTAAATTAGCATTAATAGACTATTTGTTGATTAAGTAATGGTAATGCCCATAAACGGTCATTTGTATTACATATTTCAATAGATAATCAGTCGTTTGAAAAGCAATAAAGTTACTTAATAATGCCAGTCACGTTATTCAAGAAACGGGCCATATTCTAGAGTAACTTATTGTGATAATTATGGGATTTTGAAATAATTGTTACTAAGCAGAGGTATGATTGTTAAAGATGGACTGAGCATTTACGGGGAGGCTAAGCAAATGCGAGTAGGAATAATTGGAAAAAGTCCTTTATAATGGATCAAGTCAGGTGGTAACCCGTCCAAATCCACTAAAAAGGACCAATCTCATGGACAAGATTACACCAAAAAATTCATTTGGACAATGGTTTTCACTCATCAATCTTCAATTATTTGAAGAAAACGTGAAAACAATGAAATTAGATTACTATACAAAAAAATTAACGACGGAATCGTTCCTTAAATTACTGCTTTTTGCGCAGCTACAAGAAATCGAAAGTCTGCATGCACTTACGGATTGTCTTTTCGACGAACAGCTTCAAAAAGGGATCGACCTTGATTCCATCAGTATTTCTCAGCTATCGCGCCGGTTAAATGGCATGAATCCGGATCTCTTTCAACGGCTTTTTCTTGATTTAGTGGCACAAATTCATGCCAAAACACACGACACAAAACTCGTAATGCCGTTAAAAATCCTTGATTCAAGTACATTACCACTCAATTTGACCAATCATCGATGGGCGAAATTCCGGAAAACAAAGGCAGGCGTCAAGTTACATCTGCGCCTTGTCTTTATGGAAAAAGGGACATTGTATCCTGAAAAAGCTGTGCTGACAACAGCGAAAGAACATGACCGTGGTCAACTTGAAGTTATGATCGATGACAAAGAATGCATGTACGTGTTTGACCGTGGGTACCTCGATTACGAACGATTCGACCGCATGACAGATGATGGTTACTTTTTTCTTTCAAGACTACGGAAAAATGCATTCATACGGGAGGTTTACGACTTCAAACTGCCAGACGATACGACCGTTTTATCGGATCAAATGGTGTTGATTGGCACGGCGCAAAATCGAGCAGAAAACTATTTCCGTCTACTAAAAGTCATGGATTCAAAAGGAAATGAACTCCATTTGATCACGAATCGCTTTGATTTGAGTGCCGAAGAAATGTCTGAGATGTACAAATCGCGCTGGGCGATCGAGCTGTTTTTCAAATGGATCAAACAGCATCTCCGTATCAAAAAGTTTTACGGCCAAAGCGAATGGGCAATTCACAACCAAGTGTTGATCGCGCTAATCGTCTTTTGTCTGCATGTACTCGTGCAGCTCGAAACAAAAAGTAAGCGAAAACTCCTGCAAATTAGCCGTTATTTAAGGGCTAATTTATGGAAGCCAGCGCACATTTGGCTTAGAAAAATTAAAGGAGAAGCCGTTCCTTAACGGGCAAACAATCATCGTCCCTCTAGTCTAATTGTAAATAAAAACCAAATGGATGGAGCCACCTTTGTTTGGGTATTCACTTTTTTGGCTCTTCATCGGGAAAACGATAAAACTGAAAATTCAAATAAAATTCACGCAACACTAGTGATTAATGAGGATTAAATTATTTGTTCAAATATCACAATAAAACATTTACCTACAAACAAATTTCCAACATTATCTATGAAAGTTGAATTTCACCTTTCTTTTTCTTTATTCTATCTTAATATCTACGTAAATGAGAATTTACACTTTCAATCTATTCTTATAAATGTACTAGATTTTATTAGGAGTGGAGTAGATGAAAAAGAAAAAGATTTTAGCCGCAGTGATTGCTGCACTTATGATGTGTTCAGCACAGCCTGCTTTGGCTGATAATGAGTCAGACCGTTCTGACAATAGGAGCTTCGGTCCGAAGACGTTTGACCTTCAGGCACACCGCGGTGGAATGGGACTTACTGTCGAGTCGACCATTGCATCGTTCTCCCATGCACTTGAAATGGGTGTGAGCACACTTGAGCTTGACGTGCAAATCACGGAGGACCACCAGGCAGTTGTCACGCATGATCGTAAAATCTCAGGAAGAAATTGTAAGGATACGAGCCCAGCATTCGCTGGTGACCCAGAGTACCCTTACGTGGGCAAGTACATAAAGGACCTCACTCTTGCTCAGATCCGCACGATGGACTGTGGCACAAATACCAAGCCTGAGTACCCAGAGCAGCAACCGAGCCC contains these protein-coding regions:
- a CDS encoding IS4 family transposase, whose translation is MDKITPKNSFGQWFSLINLQLFEENVKTMKLDYYTKKLTTESFLKLLLFAQLQEIESLHALTDCLFDEQLQKGIDLDSISISQLSRRLNGMNPDLFQRLFLDLVAQIHAKTHDTKLVMPLKILDSSTLPLNLTNHRWAKFRKTKAGVKLHLRLVFMEKGTLYPEKAVLTTAKEHDRGQLEVMIDDKECMYVFDRGYLDYERFDRMTDDGYFFLSRLRKNAFIREVYDFKLPDDTTVLSDQMVLIGTAQNRAENYFRLLKVMDSKGNELHLITNRFDLSAEEMSEMYKSRWAIELFFKWIKQHLRIKKFYGQSEWAIHNQVLIALIVFCLHVLVQLETKSKRKLLQISRYLRANLWKPAHIWLRKIKGEAVP